The sequence CGAGATATCGATGCCATACACCTGCGCATCTTTACTCCTTTTAAGCAGTCGGCGTATGGTAAAACCACCTCCGCAGCCCACATCCAGCATCGTCCATCCATCCTGTACGTTCACAAGCTTCAGGCCCCAGTTGGTAAGTGGTGCATGCGTATAATTCATGAAACACAACATGGCACGTCCCAGCGATCCTTCAGGTCGTGCACACTGATTAAAAAACGACTTTAATAATCCCATTCTTGTTTATATTTGATTACTGCGTGCAAAATTACGGCAAAATAATAAGGTGCGCAATACCTAAAACTCGGTGTTTAAAGCATTGCGCACCCGTGGGTACAAATCGTATTAATCAAAAGTTGGTATCCCGCACCATCATCGTGTTTCGGCGATGTGGCGAATGCAGTCGGCCTTGTGATTGTCGAAGTCGGCTAACAGCCATTGGTCATCCACAAACTCCATCATTAGCTGGTGCTCCTCGATGTCGGTTGTTTCGTCAAAACTTCCGTTCTCCCACTTCTGACGTACTTTGATGGTGGCTGTGGCATGGGTGGCATCGGTGATATCTACGCTTGCCACCTCGTAGTCGGCTATGGTGCCGCCATTGCCTGTTACAAAGTAGTACAGCCACTCGTGATCCATGGCCTCGTGCTCGGGCAGATGATTGAACATGGTGTCGAGCACGGCATAGAAATCCTTGGTGAGATAGGCTTCGGAGCCCGCACGTAATTCGTGGTCGGGGATGTATTGGCACAACTCGGCAGCGCGTTCCATGAGCTGCTGCTGGCTGATGTCTGCCGTAGCACTTGCTTGAGGCTTGCGGCTGCACGATGATGGCACTATGATGGCCATCATCGCTGCTACTGCCGCAACTATTATCTTCTTCATTGTATCGGGTTACTTAAAAAACTGCGTAAAGGCCTTAACCGTATAAAGGTGATCGGCCACGCTGCCTGTTTCGCGACAACTGTGCATGGCCAGAATGGCATTACCCATATCTACACCTCGCAGAGGGATAGACGAGGCTAAGATGTTTCCCAGCGTGCTGCCACCTGCCACATCGGAGTGGTTTACAAAGCGCTGACAGGGCACGCCGGCCTCGCGACAAATCTCGGCAAACACGGCTGCCGAAACGGCATCGCTGGCATACTTCTGTGCGGCATTAAACTTGATAACCGGTCCACCACCCAGCACGGGATGGTTGGTGGGGTCGTATTTCTCGCTGTAGTTGGGATGCCAGGCGTGGGCATTGTCGGCCGAGATCATAAAGGCCCGCTCGATGGCCTGGTACCAGGCTTCGGCACTACCGCTTTGGGCCTGGGCGATGCGCTGTAGCATCATGGCCAGGAACGGACTGCCTGCACCCTGCTTGGTTTGCGAGCCTGTTTCCTCGTTGTCGAAAATGGCCAGCACCTTGGTGGCATCGGCTGTATCGGTATCAATCATGGCCTCGAGTCCGGCAAAGCACATCGACAGATCGTCTAAGCGACCCGACGACAGGAACTCATCGTGTACACCAAACGTGCAGGCTGGGGTGGCGTCGGCCAGATACAGGTCGAAATCGAGTACCTCCTCGGGCTTGATGCTGAGTTCGCCGCAGATGATATTCATCAGCAGATTGCCCTTTTCGAGTTCATCGTTGATGATGCCCAGGATGGGGAGCATATCCTTTTGCTTGCTGAGCTTCACACCATCGTTTACCTGACGGTTAAAATGGATGGCGAGATTACTGATTTGCAGCAGCGGACGTTTTACGTGCAGCAGCAGTGTGGTGGGGTTGAGGGCATCGCTGCCACGCACAATCACACGACCTGCGATGGTGAGCGGACGGTCGAACCAGGTTGACATAATGGGACCACCATACACCTCGGTGTTCAGCTTTACGATGCCACCCTCGCACAGCATCTCGGCGTTGGACTTGATGCGGAAGGTGGGCGAGTCGCAGTGGGCACAGATCATGCGGAACCCAGCCTCGGCCATAGGCTTACGGCCGATATGGAAGGCATAGACCGACGAATCGTTCTTGGTTACATACAGTCTGTCGCCTGCCTTCACGTTACCAATCGGCTCGTGAGGGTCGAGTTTACGATAGCCAGCCTTTTCAAGTTCGGTGGCGATATTTTGTGCTGCCAGGAAGTTTACTGGCGAAGCATCCAGGAAATCTAATAATCTTTTTACGCGCATTATATCAAATTTATGTGGGTATTACTTAATAAACTTTACCTTTTCGGTATTGCGAGGGTGGGGGTGATAGTTTTAAAAATATAGCGAATTATTTAATTGTAAGCACTACTTGACCTTGGGTGTTGGTGGTTACGATGGCTGTCATCTTGCCCTGACGCCAGTTTTTCTGATCGGTGCTAGTGAAGCCGTAGGTTTTGAGGTCTTTGCAAAGGGCTTCGGCATCGTCGGTAGCGGTGAGGGTGATGGCGGTGATGGCCTGCTTGCGACGGGCGAGCGAGGCTGTGGCCTGATAGCCATCCATCTTAAATGTGGCGGGCAGCACTTTGGCTGTGGCCTTACCTGCTGTGTAATCGTAGCTGGCCAGTACCGATTGCGCGCCTTTCAGGGTGCGGTTCTGATACAGCAGCACACCCAAACCAACCAAGTCGGTATGGTTGCAGGCAGAGGCCAGTCCGCTGGTGATGGTGCGTGGAGCTGTCTCGTACTCCTTGTCGTCCATCTCGTTATAAGCCATCTGGTAGGCCTTGGCATCGTCGAGTGCAAAACCAAAGGTATAGCTGCTGGTGAGCGACCCACGCTCGTAATGCAGGTTAACGGTGCCTAACTGGGTCTGGATGGTGTAGGCCTCGCCTTGATTATCTACAAAGCCACGACCGTAAACCTTAACCAGTTCGGCCTTTACTTTGGCAAATCGGGCCTTTACCTCTTTTAACGAGGGGTAGATGGTATCTTCGGTTACATCTACGGCATATACGCGGTCGGTCTCGTCGCTTACGGCCAGTGTAACGGTACACTTGGCACCATACACCTGGCCGTCGTAGGTGTACGACTTGGCGGTGTGCTTGCCTTCGAGTACACGCTCGGTGAATCCTTTCTCAATTAGCTGCTTCTCGAACAGGCTGGCCTTGATGCCCAAGGGGATGCCCATAAAAGCATTGCGATTATTGGTGTTATCGGCCAGTGTGGCTATATCGGCCATTGCAATCTGTGCTGCATCATCGATACCATCGGCACTCTTCTTGGCCTTTTTCTCGGTCTTGGCCTTCTTCTTAAAAATCTTCTTGAAAAACTGTGCATCGGCGGGCTGGCAAACCAACACTGCTGCCAGCAACGCAAAAATAATCTTCTTCATCATATTACATAACATATTAAAATCAGGGGCAAAGGTAAATAAAAAACTACGATAAAACGTGCCTTTGCAGCGAATATTAGGAAAGTTTAGAACTTATGCACCTTTATTTTTATGTGGTTTTTGTTGATTAAAAAAGCCCGTTGGCTGAAATTATTTGCGCAGAATAATGAGTTGTTTTACTTTTGCAGCGTAATTAAACAAATAAACATAAAATACAAATGAAACAGATTTTTGGGGTAATCGTGCATCTGATTGGGTATGTGTTACTGCTTGGAATGTTTGCGATAGCATTGATTAGCGTTGTGTTTGAAAAACCAGTACACCCGCACGGAATCGAACCGTGACCAACGGAACCGGAATCCGTTATTCTATCCTTTAAACTACGGGTGCATGTGTTGCCAAATGCGGTGCAAAGGTACTAAAAAAAAATAATTTAAGCATATAAATACCAAAAATGTTGGTGGATTAAGTTTAATTTAGTACTTTTGTGCCGCAATTCAATAAAACCAATTAACAAGTAAAAAAGGTAAAATGAAAAAGGTTATAACAACAATCGTGGTTCTGGCTGTTATAGCAGCGGGAGTTTTCTCGCTCTCGTCATCGTCGGATGATACGGGACAGGAGATTTCTCTTACCAATCTGCTCGACTTGCTGTACAACTACGAGGGCACAGGCAGGAGGCCTAATACACCTCTGCAGTTTATCTGTAGAGACGATGTACAGGAAGGCGACAAACACTATGCCGAAGTGGTTTATGGTCACGGCGTGAAGAAGGGCGACAAGAAAGATGTGGGCTACGAGATTACTACCTCATCGCCTCATGCTTATTTCTTCTGCATGAGTTTCGATTCGTCAGTAACAGCAGGTCTTTATTACGTAGACAAGGGCGATGCCGAACGTTTCCTGGCACGTATTGCTCAGGAGAAAACGGTGCAGTTTAACGGTAAGACCTTTAACGTGATTACCAAGCCCGACGATAAGCGCCTGTATATTACCAACCCTTGGGGCGACGGCAATTATGAAACACAGTTTGCCGTGTACCCAATAACAAAGGAAGGCGATTTTTATCGCATTGAGATAGAGGTATACGATTAAAACAATATTTGATTATTAAATCGGTAGCTGCATGATAAAGCGTGCGCCGGCAGTATAGGTGGTATCAAGTTTGATATCACCTTTTAAATTGCGTGCCAGTGAGCGTGCTATCGAAAGACCGATACCTGTACCATCGGTGTACTCGTCGAGCTGCACAAACTCGGTAAAGATATTCTCGGCCTGATCGGCTGGCACGCCAATACCTGTATCTTCTACGCTGAAAATCACGTTCTGTCCGTCGATGTTTACATTGAGTACCACGCTGGCCTTGCCTTCGGGCGCCTTGCCCTTAAAGGCGATGGGCTGGGTAAACTTCTGGGCGTTGTCGAGCAGCAATGCCAAGGCCTTGACAGCCGATTTGAGATGGGTGGTGAGGATAACCTGACTGGTGCGTGCACCCAGCTTAAGATTAAAGTCGAGGTGGGTGGCCTGTGTAATGCCTGCCTGCTGGGCGGCCTGATAGGCGATGTCGGCAGGGCATATCTTATCGTTACACTCGGCACAGGTATGGGCGTTAACCATACTCAAGTCAAGCATCTTATCAACCAAACGGGTGATGCGCTCGCTGTTTTCTACAATCTTCTTGCTGATTGACTGCAGTTCGTCGGCGCTGATCTCGATATCAGGGGCTGCCAGTACCTGCGTAAAGCCCGAAAGTACATTAAGCGGTGTGCGCACCTCGTGTGATATCTGATGGATAAACTTACTCTTCATACGCTCTGATTCCTCGGCACGCTCGTTGGCCTCGATAAGCTGTTTGTTGGTGTCGCTCAGCTTCTTGAAGGCTTTGCGGCGCTGTACCAGATGCAGGTGCAGCAGGATGATGAATACCAGACTTACGCCAATTACCCAAAGCATGCGTTGCTGACTCAACTGGGCACGTTGCTCGGCTATCTCGCGCTCTTTGCCCTCGGTATCGTAAACGGTAGAAAGCAGATCGGCATCGATAATCTTCTGGCGCACCAGGGCCGAATCGTACAGATTGGCAATCCTGGTAGCCACCTGGAGTGCTGAATCACAATGACCCGCCATCAGGTTGACGTGGAATTTAGGTATCATAAAGCGACCGATATTCTCAAGGTCGGCCTCTTCGTAGGCACCCTCGGTCATAAACTTATCAAGCTGGGTCATGTTTTTGGCAGCCTCTTCGTATCGGTGGGTGGCCATCAGGTATCGGCAGCTGTTAATCAGGCTGCCTGGCTGTTTCGAAGTGGCTGTAGATGAGTATTCGGCAAATGCCTTCTCGGCATAGTCGATACGTCCCAAAGCATGTGCCTGCATGGCGCGGGTGTAGCTGATTTCGGCCTTCATCTCATCCAGATAAACAGGGTCGGCCTTGGGAAGTTTCAAGGCTTGTTCGTACAGTGAGTCCTGGGCCAGGATCCATGGAGTTACCTCGCTATAGTAACCACGACGCATGTAAACGGTGGCGATGGCATTCATGGTTTTCTGGCACTCGCGCAGATCGAGGTCGCCGTTGTTGGTCTTCAGACGTTCCTTGATGGCTTTCAACGACTTTTTGAAGTTTTGCATGGCATCGGCATTCTGTCCCAGACAGAGCTGGCACTCGCCAATCATCTGGGCAATGTCCTGATGGTCGGTAAACGCATTGTAGCCAGCAGCCCTTAGTTTGCGGTCGGCATTACGAGCCTGTCGCAGGGCGCGATCGTAGCGGCGCATATCGCACAGCATGCGTATATAATCCTTACTTGAGTAGATATATGATTCGAGATCGGCCTCGGTAATCAGCTCGCTCACGTTCACGTCGGCCAGCTGGTTGTAAAGACTCAGCGAGGCGCGGTATTTGCCCATCAGGTTAAACGCTACGGTTTTATAGAATATGGCTTTTACCCTCGAAATATCGCCTGTCTGCTGGAAACTGTCGCAGGTAGCCAGGAATTTGGGCCAGTCGCGTTCGTCGCTAATAGCCGAAACAATCGAGTCGGCTATCCCATAACCATCGGCAGCCTCGAAATTATTATTTTGTTTCTTTTGCTCGCAACTACCAAGAGTTGACAGTGCTAAAGTGATGAATATCAGTCTGATACAGAGTTTTGTCATCGTTAAGTTGTTTTTTATGGCGCAAAGGTACAAAAAAGGAACGAAACCCGCAAGCGAAAATCGAGTTTTCTGCTCGGACACAAAAAAAGAGCTCAGCGTTTAAGCTAAGCTCTTAGCGGAGAGAGAGGGATTCGAACCCCCGGTGCCTCTCAGCACGGTAGTTTTCAAGACTACTGTAATCGACCACTCTACCATCTCTCCAGTGCTCTTCTGTCTCGAAAGCGGGTGCAAAGGTAAGGAGATTTTTTTGAATAAACAAATTTTTCGCCAACTTTTTATAAAATATTTGTGATTTTGCGCATTTTTGCTCCATTTTTACTACCTTTGCACCCGTGATTTATCCAAATAACTTTGAGCGTAAGCTCGGATTCGATGAGATTCGTAGGTTGCTGAAGGCACGTTGCCAGAGCACCTTGGGGCAGGAGAAAGTCGACGAAATGGCTTTCTCGGTTGATGCCGATGTAGTAAATGAATGGTTAACGCAGGTGCGCGAGTTCCGTAGGTTGACTGCCGAACACGATGATTTTCCCATGCAATACTTCTTTGATGTGCGCGAGAGCATTGCGCGCATACGATTGGAGAATACCCATCTTGAAGAGGATGAGGTGTGGGATTTGCGTCGCTCGTTGGAAACAATTGCCAACATTGTGCGCTTTTTGCAGCGCGATGGCGACGAGAAACCTAACGGCGAGGTGGTGTATCCGTATCCGGCCCTGTACCGTTTAACTGATGGCGTGGCTACCTTCCCCGCTATGATTCGTCGTATCGACTCTATTCTGGATAAATTTGGTAAGGTAAAGGATTCGGCCTCGATGACGCTGGCTGGTATCCGTCACGACTTAGAGAAAACGCAGGGTAGTATCTCGCGTACATTATATACTATATTGCATGCGGCCCAGCGCGATGGGTTGGTAGATAAGGATGCTGCCCCCGCTATGCGTGACGGACGACTGGTGATACCAGTGGCTCCACAGGTAAAGCGCCGTATTAACGGTATTGTGCACGATGAGAGTGCTACTGGTAAGACGGTGTTTATTGAGCCGACCGAAGTGGTTGAGGCAAACAATAAGGTGCGACAGCTGGAGGCTGAGGAGCGTCGTGAGGTGATTCGTATTCTG is a genomic window of Xylanibacter ruminicola 23 containing:
- a CDS encoding sensor histidine kinase — protein: MTKLCIRLIFITLALSTLGSCEQKKQNNNFEAADGYGIADSIVSAISDERDWPKFLATCDSFQQTGDISRVKAIFYKTVAFNLMGKYRASLSLYNQLADVNVSELITEADLESYIYSSKDYIRMLCDMRRYDRALRQARNADRKLRAAGYNAFTDHQDIAQMIGECQLCLGQNADAMQNFKKSLKAIKERLKTNNGDLDLRECQKTMNAIATVYMRRGYYSEVTPWILAQDSLYEQALKLPKADPVYLDEMKAEISYTRAMQAHALGRIDYAEKAFAEYSSTATSKQPGSLINSCRYLMATHRYEEAAKNMTQLDKFMTEGAYEEADLENIGRFMIPKFHVNLMAGHCDSALQVATRIANLYDSALVRQKIIDADLLSTVYDTEGKEREIAEQRAQLSQQRMLWVIGVSLVFIILLHLHLVQRRKAFKKLSDTNKQLIEANERAEESERMKSKFIHQISHEVRTPLNVLSGFTQVLAAPDIEISADELQSISKKIVENSERITRLVDKMLDLSMVNAHTCAECNDKICPADIAYQAAQQAGITQATHLDFNLKLGARTSQVILTTHLKSAVKALALLLDNAQKFTQPIAFKGKAPEGKASVVLNVNIDGQNVIFSVEDTGIGVPADQAENIFTEFVQLDEYTDGTGIGLSIARSLARNLKGDIKLDTTYTAGARFIMQLPI
- a CDS encoding M18 family aminopeptidase produces the protein MRVKRLLDFLDASPVNFLAAQNIATELEKAGYRKLDPHEPIGNVKAGDRLYVTKNDSSVYAFHIGRKPMAEAGFRMICAHCDSPTFRIKSNAEMLCEGGIVKLNTEVYGGPIMSTWFDRPLTIAGRVIVRGSDALNPTTLLLHVKRPLLQISNLAIHFNRQVNDGVKLSKQKDMLPILGIINDELEKGNLLMNIICGELSIKPEEVLDFDLYLADATPACTFGVHDEFLSSGRLDDLSMCFAGLEAMIDTDTADATKVLAIFDNEETGSQTKQGAGSPFLAMMLQRIAQAQSGSAEAWYQAIERAFMISADNAHAWHPNYSEKYDPTNHPVLGGGPVIKFNAAQKYASDAVSAAVFAEICREAGVPCQRFVNHSDVAGGSTLGNILASSIPLRGVDMGNAILAMHSCRETGSVADHLYTVKAFTQFFK